A single genomic interval of Hyalangium gracile harbors:
- a CDS encoding nucleotidyltransferase, which translates to MEKRHPNHPGEMGLDASLAEIARTPDEINARARAIGLLLDAGVPFVVGGAYAYATYTGIYRDTKDLDLFPRKRDAGRALEVLELDGWRTERTDEVWLYKAFKGEYFVDFIFSSGNGVAVVDDAWFEHAKTATVFGHRCLVAPAEEMIWSKAFVNERERYDGSDVNHLLLKAGREMDWERLMWRFDRYWEVLFSHLMMFRYAYPSQRDNVPDWVMAELLSRTLETVREGNWEEPLCRGNLISRVNYHVDIHHWGFRDGRLWDENDRKHGGERGARPELEDSAGSSR; encoded by the coding sequence ATGGAAAAGCGACATCCGAACCATCCCGGGGAGATGGGCCTCGATGCCAGCCTGGCCGAGATCGCTCGAACTCCCGATGAGATCAACGCTCGGGCCCGAGCCATCGGACTGCTGCTGGATGCGGGCGTGCCCTTCGTCGTCGGCGGGGCGTATGCCTACGCGACCTATACCGGCATCTACCGGGACACGAAGGACCTGGACCTCTTCCCACGCAAACGCGATGCGGGCCGCGCGCTCGAGGTGCTGGAGCTGGACGGGTGGCGCACCGAGCGCACCGACGAGGTGTGGCTCTACAAGGCCTTCAAGGGCGAATACTTCGTGGACTTCATCTTCTCGTCCGGCAACGGCGTGGCGGTGGTGGACGACGCGTGGTTCGAGCACGCGAAGACGGCCACCGTGTTCGGCCACCGCTGCCTGGTGGCGCCCGCCGAGGAGATGATCTGGTCCAAGGCCTTCGTCAACGAGCGCGAGCGCTATGACGGCTCGGACGTGAACCACCTGCTGCTCAAGGCCGGGCGGGAGATGGACTGGGAGCGCCTGATGTGGCGCTTCGACCGGTACTGGGAGGTGCTGTTCAGCCACCTGATGATGTTCCGGTACGCCTACCCGTCGCAGCGGGACAACGTCCCGGACTGGGTGATGGCGGAGCTGCTGTCGCGCACGCTGGAGACGGTGCGCGAGGGCAACTGGGAGGAGCCGCTGTGTCGCGGCAACCTCATCTCGAGGGTGAACTACCACGTGGACATCCACCACTGGGGGTTCCGAGACGGT
- a CDS encoding RNA polymerase sigma factor: MGTSQPVLRVIQGGPTEDRRAFLRELYTKHGGSVLGRCRYLLKDPAKAEDAMHDVFARALSHGSDFRAEASPLTWLMKIATHHCLNQIRSERAGWRSWFERQEAARPEGHGGQQSMETRDLVRRLLSKVDLETQAAVIHYHVDGMTLEEVAALLGRSVPTVRKRLEHFAELGGEELRVP, encoded by the coding sequence ATGGGAACCAGCCAGCCGGTCCTGAGGGTCATCCAGGGCGGTCCGACCGAGGACCGGCGAGCCTTCCTGCGCGAGCTGTACACGAAGCATGGCGGCAGCGTCCTGGGGCGCTGCCGCTACCTGTTGAAGGATCCGGCGAAGGCCGAGGACGCGATGCACGACGTGTTCGCCCGGGCGCTCAGCCACGGCAGCGACTTCCGTGCCGAGGCCTCGCCGCTGACGTGGCTGATGAAGATCGCCACCCACCACTGCCTCAACCAGATCCGCTCGGAGCGGGCCGGCTGGCGCAGCTGGTTCGAGCGCCAGGAGGCGGCGCGCCCCGAGGGCCACGGCGGCCAGCAGTCCATGGAGACGAGGGACCTGGTGCGCCGGCTGCTGTCCAAGGTGGATCTGGAGACGCAGGCCGCGGTCATCCACTACCACGTGGACGGCATGACGCTGGAGGAGGTGGCCGCGCTGCTGGGGCGCTCGGTGCCCACGGTGCGCAAGCGGCTGGAACACTTCGCGGAGCTGGGTGGAGAAGAGCTGAGGGTCCCATGA
- a CDS encoding DUF4384 domain-containing protein has product MSAQLSEHPTEWTLRRLHAGELATDEAIRARTHAASCERCGAVLREAEEAQHKFESELPFERFEAGVKQAEEKARRQEASQRAARQRWMGTAVALAATVLVVVAARPLLSSSPVSGVRTKGGATAELRIGGGEGSQRVARTDAPEPLAQGERVRLGYAPDARRYVLALSVDASGEVTPLYPEAGQSLPVEPGAGTHWLPDSIEFTGSGAERVVVLLSDAPVAVEDAAAAARRAFEAAGRDVGRMAPLDVDGDQTHWMLLKP; this is encoded by the coding sequence ATGAGCGCGCAACTGTCAGAGCACCCCACGGAGTGGACGCTGCGTCGCCTGCACGCGGGCGAGCTGGCCACCGACGAGGCGATCCGGGCCCGGACCCATGCCGCCAGCTGCGAGCGGTGCGGCGCGGTGCTCCGCGAGGCCGAGGAGGCCCAGCACAAGTTCGAGTCGGAGCTTCCCTTCGAGCGCTTCGAGGCGGGGGTGAAGCAGGCGGAGGAGAAGGCTCGCCGGCAGGAGGCCTCGCAGCGAGCCGCGCGCCAGCGGTGGATGGGGACGGCGGTGGCGCTGGCGGCCACGGTGCTGGTGGTGGTGGCGGCCAGGCCCCTGCTCTCCTCGAGCCCTGTGTCGGGCGTGCGGACCAAGGGCGGCGCGACGGCGGAGCTGCGCATCGGTGGTGGAGAGGGCTCTCAGCGGGTGGCGCGCACGGATGCGCCCGAGCCGCTGGCCCAGGGTGAGCGCGTGCGGCTCGGCTATGCGCCAGACGCGCGCCGGTACGTCCTGGCGTTGTCGGTGGACGCCTCGGGCGAGGTGACGCCGCTCTACCCCGAGGCCGGGCAGAGCCTGCCGGTGGAGCCCGGCGCCGGCACGCACTGGCTGCCGGACAGCATCGAGTTCACCGGCTCGGGCGCCGAGCGCGTGGTGGTGCTGCTGAGCGACGCGCCCGTGGCGGTGGAGGATGCCGCCGCCGCCGCGCGCCGGGCCTTCGAGGCGGCCGGGCGGGACGTGGGGCGGATGGCGCCCCTGGACGTGGACGGCGATCAGACCCACTGGATGCTGCTCAAGCCGTGA
- a CDS encoding caspase family protein — protein MKRSGRQPGVLALALLLATVAGAEPMRRFALVIGNDEGGPDTRPLRYAREDARKMHGLLARLGGVAPADARLLLNEDAKDVLTALAEVEAQVRAAQARGARTALVIYYSGHAKDGALRLGDTRLPFDTLKRHLADAPADIRIAILDSCRSGALTRTKGARRAPAFEIDSGATRNARGMVILTSSSSDEDSQESDAIGGSYFSHHLASGMLGDADRSGDGRVTLFEAYSHAYARTVADTAASSAGPQHPTFSYDLAGNGDLVLTDLRASEGLVVPSRAPAGAYYFVDPSGLVVAELEKAPEVERRVALAAGTYRVKRRLVDRLRIGEVEVRRGQETVLEEARFRDAPFSDDPVKGASARGSYWTVGLAGGYHSFFNENARQTLFLSVPLVGAEAHLHDYFREDWVWSFDVALGGRTTKLNLATLAGAGYRYSVINLGTSLTTEWHVGDLSPFIGARLTYLYTGRRFDQDVFPAQYYATFSPGLVAGLRYRLLRSLQITGRGRIHYFTYNVHEQGTNTPNPNLSERAIQDPPSALGYWELGALVTYEL, from the coding sequence GTGAAGCGCTCGGGACGACAGCCGGGCGTCCTCGCCCTCGCGCTGCTGCTGGCCACCGTCGCGGGGGCGGAGCCGATGCGCCGCTTCGCCCTGGTGATCGGCAACGACGAGGGCGGCCCGGACACGCGCCCCCTGCGCTACGCCCGCGAGGACGCGCGCAAGATGCACGGCCTGCTGGCTCGACTGGGCGGAGTGGCGCCAGCGGACGCCCGGCTGCTGCTGAACGAGGACGCCAAGGACGTGCTCACCGCGCTGGCGGAGGTGGAGGCCCAGGTCCGGGCAGCCCAGGCGCGGGGGGCGCGCACGGCGCTCGTCATCTACTACTCGGGCCACGCGAAGGATGGCGCGCTGCGGCTCGGGGACACGCGGCTGCCCTTCGACACGCTCAAGCGGCACCTGGCGGACGCGCCCGCGGACATCCGCATCGCCATCCTGGACTCGTGCCGCTCCGGCGCGCTGACGCGGACCAAGGGCGCCCGGCGCGCGCCCGCCTTCGAGATCGACTCCGGCGCCACGCGCAACGCGCGGGGCATGGTCATCCTCACCTCCAGCTCGTCGGACGAGGACTCGCAGGAGTCGGACGCCATCGGCGGCAGCTACTTCTCGCACCACCTGGCCAGCGGGATGCTGGGGGACGCGGACCGCTCCGGGGATGGCCGGGTGACGCTCTTCGAGGCGTACTCGCACGCGTACGCGCGGACGGTGGCGGACACGGCCGCCAGCAGCGCGGGGCCGCAGCACCCCACCTTCAGCTACGATCTGGCGGGCAACGGCGATCTGGTGCTCACGGATCTGCGCGCCTCCGAGGGCCTCGTGGTGCCGTCCCGTGCTCCGGCGGGCGCCTACTACTTCGTGGATCCGAGCGGGCTGGTGGTCGCGGAGCTGGAGAAGGCACCGGAGGTGGAGCGGCGGGTGGCGCTCGCGGCGGGCACGTACCGGGTGAAGCGCCGGCTGGTGGATCGGCTGCGCATCGGCGAGGTGGAGGTACGGCGCGGCCAGGAGACGGTGCTGGAGGAGGCGCGCTTCCGGGACGCTCCCTTCTCGGACGATCCGGTGAAGGGCGCCAGCGCGCGAGGCTCCTACTGGACGGTGGGGCTCGCGGGTGGCTACCACTCCTTCTTCAACGAGAACGCCCGGCAGACGCTGTTCCTCTCCGTACCTCTCGTCGGCGCCGAGGCGCACCTCCACGACTACTTCCGCGAGGACTGGGTGTGGAGCTTCGACGTGGCGCTGGGCGGGCGCACCACGAAGCTGAACCTGGCGACGCTGGCGGGCGCCGGCTACCGGTACTCGGTCATCAACCTGGGCACCTCGCTCACCACCGAGTGGCACGTGGGGGACCTCTCCCCGTTCATCGGCGCGCGGCTCACCTACCTCTACACCGGCCGCAGGTTCGACCAGGACGTCTTCCCGGCCCAGTACTACGCGACGTTCTCGCCCGGACTGGTGGCGGGGCTGCGCTATCGCCTGCTGCGCAGTCTGCAGATCACCGGGCGCGGCCGGATCCACTACTTCACCTATAACGTCCACGAGCAGGGCACCAACACCCCCAACCCCAACCTCTCCGAGCGGGCCATCCAGGATCCGCCCAGCGCCCTGGGCTACTGGGAGCTCGGAGCCCTGGTGACCTATGAGCTCTAA
- a CDS encoding CHRD domain-containing protein has translation MKANRLFIACVAALSLAACGGATEYTAALTGGAQKPTAVSTPASGTVTVKVSDKLEVEGNFKDLTSNTAGAHIHGPINATGEGDIFCNLMVPTGTTGDISAGSGAGSCGDKELTDEQQKFFEDGKMYVNIHTTTYGGGEIRGDLKKAD, from the coding sequence ATGAAGGCGAATCGTCTTTTCATCGCGTGCGTGGCGGCCCTCTCCCTCGCGGCGTGCGGTGGTGCCACCGAGTACACCGCCGCGTTGACCGGCGGCGCGCAGAAGCCCACCGCCGTCTCCACCCCTGCCAGCGGCACCGTCACCGTCAAGGTGAGCGACAAGCTCGAGGTCGAGGGCAACTTCAAGGACCTCACCTCGAACACCGCCGGCGCCCACATCCACGGCCCGATCAACGCCACAGGCGAGGGCGACATCTTCTGCAACCTGATGGTGCCCACCGGGACGACCGGTGACATCAGCGCGGGCTCGGGCGCGGGCTCCTGCGGCGACAAGGAGCTGACCGACGAGCAGCAGAAGTTCTTCGAGGACGGCAAGATGTACGTCAACATCCACACCACCACCTACGGCGGTGGTGAGATCCGCGGCGACCTGAAGAAGGCGGACTAG
- the rpoZ gene encoding DNA-directed RNA polymerase subunit omega: MARITVEDCLPLVDNRFALVLLGAKRARQLMAGARPILEISKNKPPVLSLREIATGRVKFDRDVREALSGKYTSEEAKAAASASAAPVPPLAPPPAV, from the coding sequence ATGGCCCGCATCACTGTCGAAGACTGCCTCCCCCTCGTCGACAACCGTTTCGCCCTGGTGCTGCTCGGCGCCAAGCGCGCCCGCCAGCTGATGGCCGGCGCCCGCCCCATCCTCGAGATCTCCAAGAACAAGCCGCCCGTGCTCTCCCTGCGTGAGATCGCCACCGGCCGCGTGAAGTTCGACCGCGACGTGCGCGAGGCGCTGTCCGGCAAGTACACCAGCGAGGAGGCCAAGGCCGCTGCTTCCGCCTCCGCCGCCCCGGTGCCGCCGCTCGCTCCGCCGCCGGCCGTCTAG
- a CDS encoding NUDIX hydrolase has product MPREASAGGVVIRENAGSWEVAVIRPHGRNLWALPKGHVDPGETPEQTAAREVREETGLTATLMASLGEIRYVYQFRGQRIFKRVHFYLFRYQAGELGVLPPGPRVEVDEVRWVPLAQLVPVLGYKGEKSIAARAVRLLRAGDSTPPGGLPEGSRG; this is encoded by the coding sequence ATGCCGCGCGAGGCGTCCGCCGGAGGAGTGGTCATCCGCGAGAATGCGGGGAGCTGGGAGGTGGCCGTGATCCGTCCTCACGGGCGCAACCTGTGGGCTCTGCCCAAGGGGCACGTGGATCCCGGCGAGACGCCCGAGCAGACGGCCGCGCGCGAGGTGCGGGAGGAGACGGGGCTCACCGCCACGCTGATGGCCTCGCTGGGGGAGATCCGCTACGTCTACCAGTTCCGGGGGCAGCGCATCTTCAAGCGCGTGCACTTCTACCTGTTCCGCTATCAGGCGGGGGAGCTCGGAGTGCTCCCGCCCGGCCCGCGCGTGGAGGTGGATGAGGTGCGCTGGGTGCCGCTGGCGCAGCTCGTCCCGGTGCTGGGCTACAAGGGGGAGAAGTCCATCGCCGCGCGCGCGGTGAGGCTGCTGCGCGCGGGAGACTCGACTCCCCCGGGAGGGCTCCCGGAGGGGAGCCGGGGCTAG
- the groES gene encoding co-chaperone GroES, whose protein sequence is MKIRPLQDRLIVKRVAEENKTKGGLFIPDTAKEKPLEGKVVAVGNGKVQEDGKVRPLDIKAGDTILFSKYAGTEIKLDGEEHLILREEDVLGVIEK, encoded by the coding sequence ATGAAGATTCGCCCCCTGCAGGACCGCCTCATCGTCAAGCGCGTGGCCGAGGAGAACAAGACCAAGGGTGGTCTGTTCATCCCCGACACGGCCAAGGAGAAGCCCCTGGAGGGCAAGGTGGTCGCCGTGGGCAACGGCAAGGTCCAGGAGGACGGCAAGGTGCGTCCGCTGGACATCAAGGCCGGTGACACCATCCTGTTCAGCAAGTACGCCGGCACCGAGATCAAGCTCGACGGCGAGGAGCACCTGATCCTCCGTGAGGAGGACGTGCTGGGCGTGATCGAGAAGTAG
- the groL gene encoding chaperonin GroEL (60 kDa chaperone family; promotes refolding of misfolded polypeptides especially under stressful conditions; forms two stacked rings of heptamers to form a barrel-shaped 14mer; ends can be capped by GroES; misfolded proteins enter the barrel where they are refolded when GroES binds): MAKDIVFDVRAREAILRGVNILADAVKVTLGPKGRNVVIEKSFGSPTITKDGVTVAKEIELENKFENMGAQMVKEVASKTSDVAGDGTTTATVLAQAIFREGAKLVAAGHNPMDIKRGIDKAVALVVGELKKLAKPTKDKKEIAQVGTISANGDTTIGQIIADAMEKVGKEGVITVEEAKGLETTLDVVEGMQFDRGYLSPYFVTDPDRMEVVLNDPYILIHEKKISSMKDLLPILEQVARGGKPLLIIAEEVEGEALATLVVNKIRGVLSVAAVKAPGFGDRRKAMLEDIATLTGGRMIAEDLGIKLETLTLADLGRAKRITIDKDNTTIVDGAGAQKEIEARVKQIRAQIEETTSDYDREKLQERLAKLVGGVAVINVGAATETEMKEKKARVEDALNATRAAVEEGVVPGGGVAYLRCVKALDGLKLEEGEKFGVDIIRRSLEEPLRQIVGNGGLEGSVVVNKVKESSGSFGFNAATGVYEDLLAAGVIDPAKVSRTALQNAASVSSLMLTTEAMVAERPKADDDKAAAGAGGMGGMGGMGGMGM, encoded by the coding sequence ATGGCGAAGGACATCGTTTTCGACGTACGCGCGCGTGAGGCCATTCTGCGCGGCGTGAACATCCTGGCCGACGCGGTCAAGGTCACCCTGGGCCCCAAGGGCCGCAACGTGGTCATCGAGAAGAGCTTCGGCTCCCCCACCATCACCAAGGACGGTGTGACGGTGGCCAAGGAGATCGAGCTGGAGAACAAGTTCGAGAACATGGGCGCGCAGATGGTGAAGGAGGTCGCCAGCAAGACCTCCGACGTGGCCGGTGACGGCACCACCACCGCGACGGTGCTCGCGCAGGCCATCTTCCGCGAGGGCGCGAAGCTGGTGGCCGCGGGCCACAACCCCATGGACATCAAGCGCGGCATCGACAAGGCCGTGGCCCTGGTGGTGGGCGAGCTGAAGAAGCTGGCCAAGCCGACCAAGGACAAGAAGGAGATCGCCCAGGTTGGCACCATCTCCGCCAACGGTGACACCACCATCGGCCAGATCATCGCGGACGCGATGGAGAAGGTCGGCAAGGAGGGCGTCATCACCGTGGAGGAGGCCAAGGGCCTGGAGACCACGCTGGACGTGGTGGAGGGCATGCAGTTCGACCGCGGCTACCTCTCCCCGTACTTCGTGACGGATCCGGACCGGATGGAGGTCGTCCTCAACGATCCGTACATCCTCATCCACGAGAAGAAGATCTCGTCGATGAAGGACCTGCTGCCGATCCTCGAGCAGGTGGCGCGCGGCGGCAAGCCGCTGCTCATCATCGCCGAGGAGGTCGAGGGCGAGGCCCTGGCCACCCTGGTGGTGAACAAGATCCGTGGCGTGCTGAGCGTGGCGGCCGTGAAGGCGCCGGGCTTCGGTGACCGCCGCAAGGCCATGCTGGAGGACATCGCCACCCTGACGGGCGGCCGGATGATCGCCGAGGACCTGGGCATCAAGCTGGAGACGCTGACGCTGGCCGACCTGGGCCGCGCCAAGCGCATCACGATCGACAAGGACAACACCACGATCGTCGACGGCGCCGGCGCGCAGAAGGAGATCGAGGCGCGCGTGAAGCAGATCCGCGCCCAGATCGAGGAGACCACCAGCGACTACGACCGCGAGAAGCTCCAGGAGCGCCTGGCCAAGCTCGTGGGCGGCGTGGCCGTCATCAACGTGGGCGCAGCCACCGAGACCGAGATGAAGGAGAAGAAGGCTCGCGTGGAGGACGCGCTCAACGCCACCCGCGCGGCCGTCGAGGAGGGCGTGGTGCCCGGCGGCGGCGTGGCCTACCTGCGCTGCGTCAAGGCGCTGGACGGCCTGAAGCTCGAGGAGGGTGAGAAGTTCGGCGTGGACATCATCCGCCGCTCGCTCGAGGAGCCCCTGCGCCAGATCGTCGGCAACGGCGGCCTGGAGGGCAGCGTGGTGGTGAACAAGGTCAAGGAGAGCAGCGGCTCGTTCGGCTTCAACGCCGCCACGGGCGTGTACGAGGACCTGCTGGCCGCGGGCGTCATCGACCCGGCCAAGGTGAGCCGTACCGCGCTGCAGAACGCGGCCTCCGTGTCCTCCCTCATGCTGACCACCGAGGCGATGGTGGCCGAGCGCCCGAAGGCGGACGACGACAAGGCCGCCGCCGGCGCCGGTGGCATGGGCGGCATGGGCGGCATGGGCGGCATGGGCATGTAA
- the grxC gene encoding glutaredoxin 3, which translates to MKPVKIYTTNYCGYCVRAKDLLKRKGVTYEEVDVTGDDDMRARLVEMSGGQRTVPQIFIGETHVGGYTDLAQLDRDGRLEPMLQG; encoded by the coding sequence GTGAAGCCCGTGAAGATCTACACCACCAACTACTGCGGCTACTGTGTCCGGGCGAAGGACCTGCTCAAGCGCAAGGGCGTCACCTACGAGGAGGTGGACGTCACCGGGGATGACGACATGCGCGCCAGGCTGGTGGAGATGAGCGGCGGCCAGCGCACCGTGCCGCAGATCTTCATCGGCGAGACGCACGTGGGCGGCTACACGGACCTGGCGCAGCTGGATCGCGACGGCCGGCTGGAGCCCATGCTCCAGGGCTGA
- a CDS encoding sigma 54-interacting transcriptional regulator translates to MSEKPEVTQSVLTEVEARPVRIQVREWTVEVSSGPDKGKKITTQDSLVRVGSDPASDLVLTDPTVSRRHLEIERGAKGLVLRDLGSRNGTYLDGRQVLQVVLQSGDKVQLGKTKLSIKPDTRTTEVEVPAGADAFGSLVGASERMRVVFADLRRIAREDMNLLIEGETGTGKELAARAVHQHSARRHGPFKVVDCNLITEEKAERELFGSMRAADDEEKGVRGVFEAAQGGTLFLDEVGELPLPLQPKLLRVLETREVPTLNGGAVPVNVRVIASTHRNLEEDVRQGRFRADLYFRLAVARVRLPPLRTRREDIPVLAHSLLQALRANFELTSQTLALFEGYDWPGNVRELRNVLERGALMQETGNTSWLDFMAQPQRKADADAAPQTSVGALVVGMNYHEAKDRVLADFERFYFAEIMKEVGFDMKAAEQRTGLSMQSLYRLLKKNGLRLKDLKNAEGLDK, encoded by the coding sequence ATGAGCGAAAAGCCCGAAGTCACCCAATCCGTCCTGACGGAAGTCGAAGCCCGCCCCGTGCGCATCCAGGTGCGCGAATGGACGGTGGAGGTCTCCTCCGGGCCCGACAAGGGCAAGAAGATCACCACCCAGGACTCCCTGGTGCGCGTGGGCTCCGATCCCGCCAGCGATCTCGTCCTCACCGATCCCACCGTCAGCCGGCGGCACCTGGAGATCGAGCGCGGCGCCAAGGGGCTGGTGCTGAGGGATCTCGGCAGCCGCAACGGCACCTACCTGGACGGGCGGCAGGTGTTGCAGGTGGTGCTCCAGTCCGGCGACAAGGTGCAGCTGGGCAAGACGAAGCTGTCCATCAAGCCCGACACGCGCACCACCGAGGTGGAGGTGCCCGCGGGCGCCGACGCCTTCGGCTCGCTGGTGGGCGCCTCCGAGCGCATGCGCGTGGTGTTCGCGGATCTGCGCCGCATTGCCCGCGAGGACATGAACCTGCTCATCGAGGGCGAGACGGGCACGGGCAAGGAGCTGGCGGCGCGCGCGGTGCACCAGCACTCGGCGCGGCGGCACGGGCCCTTCAAGGTCGTGGACTGCAACCTCATCACCGAGGAGAAGGCGGAGCGGGAGCTGTTCGGCTCCATGCGCGCGGCGGATGACGAGGAGAAGGGCGTGCGCGGCGTCTTCGAGGCGGCCCAGGGCGGCACGCTCTTCCTGGACGAGGTGGGCGAGCTGCCCCTGCCGCTGCAGCCCAAGCTGCTGCGCGTGCTGGAGACGCGCGAGGTGCCCACCCTCAATGGCGGCGCGGTGCCGGTGAACGTGCGCGTCATCGCCTCCACCCACCGCAACCTGGAGGAGGACGTGCGCCAGGGCCGCTTCCGGGCGGACCTGTACTTCCGCCTGGCGGTGGCGCGCGTGCGCCTGCCGCCCCTGCGCACCCGGCGCGAGGACATCCCCGTGCTGGCGCACTCGCTGCTGCAGGCGCTGCGGGCCAACTTCGAGCTCACCTCGCAGACGCTGGCGCTCTTCGAGGGCTACGACTGGCCGGGCAACGTGCGCGAGCTGCGCAACGTGCTGGAGCGCGGCGCCCTCATGCAGGAGACGGGCAACACCAGCTGGCTGGACTTCATGGCCCAGCCCCAGCGCAAGGCCGACGCCGACGCCGCCCCGCAGACGAGCGTGGGCGCCCTGGTGGTGGGCATGAACTACCACGAGGCCAAGGACCGCGTGCTCGCGGACTTCGAGCGCTTCTACTTCGCCGAGATCATGAAGGAAGTGGGCTTCGACATGAAGGCCGCCGAGCAGCGCACCGGCCTGTCCATGCAGAGCCTCTATCGACTGTTGAAGAAGAACGGGCTGCGCCTCAAGGACCTCAAGAACGCCGAGGGGCTTGATAAGTAA